The following proteins are co-located in the Haliovirga abyssi genome:
- a CDS encoding response regulator, whose product MDIQMPVLNGIEATKIIRENKKYNKIIIIGVSAFALEKEINEAIQFGMDDYIVKPFKK is encoded by the coding sequence ATGGATATACAAATGCCTGTATTGAATGGAATAGAGGCAACAAAAATAATAAGAGAAAATAAAAAATATAACAAAATAATAATAATAGGAGTTAGTGCTTTTGCATTGGAAAAAGAGATAAATGAAGCAATACAATTTGGAATGGATGATTATATTGTAAAACCGTTTAAAAAATAG
- a CDS encoding helix-turn-helix domain-containing protein — MGKKIDLENKFEIIKPFLEKKKKLKEISEQNGIPYSTLKRWVNNYKKNGKDGLKKANRSDKNKHRSLNDEGINYIKKLYFQNPNQNILNIYENAVEFLTSKNQKNISYDTVYRIVNNLDPFVKKYADLSSVTHSNDRFEFFSVSLDIMVLDELTDEYLTPYINIIFDSFSHAIVTFSISFKKADLELIKLIFRKAILKKNFTNKNIYGIPKTFLINNIKITPKIELYDLEKNLPIKIKIVTNEESSFQSFFTKLENHIKKISKKYDFFDYNSLKESVEKYITDLNNNKFYDKWEKNIKNFRESESEKELNFLLVKSPSTRKVIDSRVRFNNLIYFSPVLSEYNNQNISIEYNPLSVSQINIYFEDKLLGVAVCNELIDKEISLYELKVIQRTIMINHLNKKINQSVFFRETIKLINDN; from the coding sequence ATGGGTAAAAAAATCGATTTAGAAAATAAATTTGAAATTATTAAGCCTTTTCTCGAAAAAAAGAAAAAATTAAAAGAGATTAGTGAGCAAAATGGAATACCATATAGCACGTTAAAAAGATGGGTCAATAATTATAAAAAAAATGGAAAAGATGGATTAAAAAAAGCAAATAGATCTGATAAAAACAAACATAGAAGTTTAAACGATGAAGGAATTAACTATATAAAAAAGCTGTATTTTCAAAATCCTAATCAAAATATTTTAAATATTTATGAAAACGCAGTAGAGTTTTTAACTTCAAAAAATCAAAAAAATATTTCATATGATACAGTTTATAGAATTGTAAATAATTTAGATCCATTTGTAAAAAAATATGCTGATCTTTCATCGGTTACTCACTCCAATGATAGATTTGAATTTTTTTCTGTTTCGCTCGATATAATGGTTTTAGATGAATTAACAGATGAATATTTAACTCCATATATAAATATAATTTTTGATTCTTTTTCACACGCTATAGTTACTTTTTCTATATCTTTTAAAAAAGCTGACTTAGAATTAATAAAGTTGATTTTTAGAAAAGCTATTTTAAAGAAAAATTTTACTAATAAAAATATATATGGAATTCCTAAAACTTTTCTTATTAATAATATAAAAATAACACCAAAAATTGAATTATATGATTTGGAAAAAAATTTACCTATTAAAATTAAAATCGTAACAAATGAAGAAAGTTCTTTCCAAAGTTTTTTTACAAAATTAGAAAATCATATAAAAAAAATATCTAAAAAATATGATTTTTTTGATTATAATTCATTAAAAGAATCTGTTGAAAAATATATCACAGATTTGAACAATAACAAATTTTATGATAAATGGGAAAAGAATATTAAAAATTTTAGAGAATCTGAAAGTGAAAAAGAGTTAAATTTTTTATTAGTAAAATCACCAAGTACGCGAAAAGTTATAGACAGTAGAGTAAGATTTAATAATTTGATATATTTTTCTCCAGTATTAAGTGAATATAATAATCAAAATATATCAATTGAATATAATCCATTATCAGTATCTCAAATTAACATTTATTTTGAAGATAAATTGTTAGGAGTAGCTGTTTGCAACGAATTAATAGATAAAGAGATTAGCTTATATGAATTAAAAGTTATTCAAAGAACAATTATGATAAATCATTTGAACAAAAAAATTAATCAATCTGTCTTTTTCAGAGAAACTATAAAATTAATAAATGACAACTAA